Proteins from a single region of Abditibacteriota bacterium:
- a CDS encoding HIRAN domain-containing protein: MKKTYFTLVGTDYRFGSGFLKPGMKLYLRKEPDNTYDSEAIRVTLPGLGTIGYVGNSINTVIGDSSSAGRLGCKIGKKAKARVKYITKKGILCVLTK; this comes from the coding sequence ATGAAAAAGACTTATTTTACTCTCGTGGGCACCGACTACAGGTTCGGCAGCGGCTTTCTCAAGCCCGGCATGAAGCTGTATCTGAGAAAGGAGCCCGACAACACCTATGACTCCGAGGCCATACGGGTCACGCTGCCCGGACTGGGCACCATCGGCTACGTGGGCAACAGCATCAACACAGTCATAGGCGACAGCAGCAGCGCAGGCAGACTGGGCTGCAAGATCGGCAAAAAAGCCAAGGCCAGGGTGAAGTATATCACCAAAAAGGGCATACTCTGCGTCCTGACCAAATAA
- a CDS encoding amino acid permease has protein sequence MSNEKKLSPYLSPFMVWALAVGTAVGGGCVVYTGDTYLAEAGPAGSVLGLLFGAVIMLIIARNYFYMMNCYPGAGGPYTYARECFGYDHGFLVSWFLTLIYFSILWANAVSIPLFARYFFGDLFQFVKLYTLFGYDIYLGESLLTMGALGLIVFLCNRARSLTARVMAGAALVFVAFITALFVAAMCLHDKSFAPAFAGEGSRLAKVLEIAVISPWAFIGFESIAHSSEEFAFRRSRVFGIFVAAIVTVFLIYAFVMLLSCSAFPDACADWLAYLQGSAGIPAFYAARHYLGTAGMVIMMLALMALVLTSLIGNSLCLSRLFYAMAQDHVIPFRFMTLDSNGSPANAYFLVGAVSSLMIFVGQTAIAYIVDVTTIGAALVYGFVSACALRQARMQEDKVEIYTGAAGLIIMIFFGLYNLIPDLFSVGSVETGSYFMFLVWSVLGFIYFRAVLSKDRSGRFGRSIVVLLTLLSLVTFISLVWMSQSVVNAASSGMNTVEEYYTSKGISHDARAAHEQMSRFYAVNARSVAVVAAMFGVSFLFLLNNYAVMSKRALESETLLGEALDIAFKDPLTGVGSKHSYKEKEKNTDWAIIHRVQSEFALVVCDINDLKYINDTYGHQSGDEYILAASRMICGLFVYSPVYRVGGDEFAVFLTGPDYEHRHEIMEQLTDMCERHCQRGTVVVACGMSEYVKDGDKSLQQVFERADRLMYAEKKRLKERYPNACHPREEV, from the coding sequence TGTCAAATGAAAAGAAACTCAGTCCGTATCTGAGCCCCTTTATGGTGTGGGCTCTGGCAGTGGGCACCGCCGTGGGCGGCGGCTGCGTAGTCTATACGGGCGATACATATCTGGCGGAAGCCGGCCCGGCGGGCAGCGTCCTGGGGCTGCTCTTCGGAGCCGTCATCATGCTGATCATCGCCAGAAACTATTTTTACATGATGAATTGCTACCCCGGCGCGGGCGGTCCCTACACCTACGCCCGGGAGTGCTTTGGCTATGACCACGGCTTTCTGGTGTCCTGGTTCCTGACGCTGATCTATTTTTCCATACTGTGGGCCAACGCGGTGTCCATACCCCTGTTTGCCCGGTATTTCTTCGGAGACCTGTTTCAGTTCGTCAAGCTCTACACCCTGTTTGGCTATGACATATATCTGGGGGAATCCCTGCTGACCATGGGGGCTCTGGGGCTCATCGTCTTTTTGTGCAATCGTGCCAGGTCCCTTACGGCCCGGGTCATGGCCGGGGCCGCGCTGGTGTTCGTGGCTTTTATCACGGCCCTCTTTGTCGCCGCCATGTGCCTCCACGACAAGTCCTTTGCGCCGGCCTTTGCCGGCGAGGGCAGCAGGCTGGCCAAGGTGCTGGAGATAGCGGTCATCTCTCCCTGGGCCTTCATAGGCTTTGAGAGCATAGCCCATTCGTCGGAGGAGTTTGCCTTCAGGCGGAGCCGGGTGTTCGGCATATTCGTGGCGGCCATCGTCACGGTGTTTCTCATCTACGCCTTTGTGATGCTGCTGTCCTGCTCGGCCTTTCCCGACGCCTGCGCTGACTGGCTGGCCTACCTGCAGGGCAGCGCCGGCATACCCGCCTTTTACGCAGCCCGCCATTATCTGGGGACTGCGGGCATGGTCATAATGATGCTGGCCCTGATGGCGCTGGTGCTGACCAGCCTCATAGGCAACAGCCTGTGTCTGTCGCGCCTGTTTTACGCCATGGCTCAGGACCACGTGATACCCTTCAGATTCATGACTTTGGACAGCAACGGCAGCCCCGCCAACGCCTATTTTCTGGTGGGCGCCGTGTCCTCCCTGATGATATTCGTGGGGCAGACTGCCATAGCCTACATAGTGGACGTCACCACCATAGGCGCCGCCCTGGTCTATGGGTTCGTGTCTGCCTGCGCTCTCAGGCAGGCCAGGATGCAGGAAGACAAGGTGGAGATATACACCGGCGCGGCCGGACTGATCATCATGATCTTTTTCGGCCTCTACAACCTGATACCGGACCTGTTTTCCGTGGGCAGCGTGGAGACAGGCTCCTACTTCATGTTTTTGGTGTGGTCGGTGCTGGGCTTCATCTATTTCAGAGCCGTGCTCTCCAAGGACCGGTCCGGCAGGTTTGGCCGCTCCATCGTGGTGCTGCTGACCCTTTTGTCCCTGGTGACCTTCATCTCCCTGGTGTGGATGAGCCAGTCCGTGGTGAACGCCGCCTCCAGCGGCATGAACACTGTGGAGGAGTACTATACATCAAAGGGTATCTCCCATGACGCCCGGGCCGCTCACGAACAGATGTCCCGGTTCTATGCGGTCAACGCCCGCAGCGTGGCGGTGGTGGCGGCCATGTTCGGCGTGTCCTTTCTCTTCCTGCTCAACAACTACGCCGTCATGAGCAAAAGGGCCCTGGAAAGCGAGACCCTGCTGGGCGAGGCCCTGGACATAGCCTTCAAGGACCCCCTTACCGGCGTGGGCAGCAAGCATTCGTACAAGGAAAAAGAAAAAAATACCGACTGGGCCATCATCCACCGGGTCCAGAGCGAATTTGCCCTGGTGGTGTGCGACATCAACGACCTGAAATACATCAACGACACCTACGGCCACCAGTCCGGAGACGAATATATACTGGCGGCCTCCAGGATGATCTGCGGCCTCTTTGTTTACAGCCCGGTGTACCGGGTGGGCGGCGACGAATTTGCCGTGTTTCTCACCGGCCCGGACTATGAGCACCGCCACGAGATCATGGAGCAGCTGACGGATATGTGCGAGCGCCACTGCCAGCGCGGCACCGTGGTGGTGGCCTGCGGCATGTCCGAATACGTGAAGGACGGCGACAAGTCGCTGCAGCAGGTGTTTGAACGGGCCGACAGGCTCATGTACGCCGAGAAAAAACGCCTGAAGGAACGGTATCCCAACGCCTGCCACCCCAGGGAAGAGGTCTGA